In Scophthalmus maximus strain ysfricsl-2021 chromosome 16, ASM2237912v1, whole genome shotgun sequence, the following proteins share a genomic window:
- the LOC118287605 gene encoding 5-hydroxytryptamine receptor 3A-like isoform X2: MLLVGFFSLLLLADGATSEGNCTYQDILNHLHFKDDYSPFYMSRPVKDHKSATVVNLDLRIYAILQVKEKEQIFVPYVWITMWWKNDYTSWDPEEFCGIEFMSIPTGLMWKPDVTVVEMTERDKVAPSPYLTITHRGNIEITNDQVLTSTCRMQVYKFPFDIQSCHLTFKSFIHTDKEIKLLPYLDSSNATKDSSEVMRIQSEWLFINMAVTSKTADLYGFNQSLVVYTINMKRRSALYIVNFILPILFLLCLDLASFLVSDSGGEKLGFKVTVLLAVTVMQLILNEILPSSSNRIPLIAVYCIGVFTLMMLSLLETVLVMHLIGKDSAPRDKETEKDRNQFNKLIHLTCYRDVFPGESPTEVLPVAKKDSTSRLREESTVSDELREVMKTLTLLLDSRKEEQAPGYWTGVAQKINKAFSIFYVTAASLFLLFMVIKWNYDGN, from the exons ATGCTGCTGGTTGGCTTCttttccctgctcctcctcgcaG ATGGGGCCACCTCCGAGGGGAACTGCACTTATCAGGATATTTTAAACCACTTACACTTTAAAGATGATTACAGCCCCTTCTACATGTCCCGGCCTGTCAAAGACCACAAGTCGGCCACGGTGGTGAACCTGGATTTGCGCATCTATGCCATTCTACAGGTG aaagagaaggagcagaTATTTGTTCCCTACGTCTGGATCACCATG tggtGGAAAAATGACTACACCAGTTGGGATCCTGAAGAATTTTGCGGCATAGAGTTTATGTCCATCCCTACGGGCCTCATGTGGAAGCCCGATGTCACTGTTGTAGAGAT GACAGAGAGGGACAAGGTTGCTCCCAGTCCTTATCTCACTATTACACATAGAGGTAACATCGAAATCACCAACGACCAGGTACTGACCAGCACCTGCAGGATGCAAGTTTACAAATTCCCCTTCGACATTCAGAGCTGCCACCTCACCTTCAAGTCCTTCATTCACACCG ACAAGGAAATCAAGCTCCTGCCCTACTTAGATTCCTCAAACGCCACGAAGGACTCTTCCGAGGTGATGCGGATCCAGTCCGAGTGGCTGTTCATCAACATGGCAGTCACCAGCAAAACGGCCGACTTATATGGCTTCAACCAGAGCCTGGTCGTTTATACT ATCAACATGAAGAGGAGGTCGGCGCTCTACATCGTCAACTTCAtcctccccatcctcttccTACTGTGTCTGGACTTGGCCTCCTTCTTGGTGTCGGACAGCGGGGGCGAGAAGCTGGGCTTCAAGGTCACTGTGCTGCTCGCCGTCACCGTGATGCAGCTAATCCTGAATGAAATTCTGCCTTCCTCGTCCAACAGGATCCCACTCATAG CCGTCTACTGCATCGGGGTGTTTACTCTGATGATGCTCAGCCTCCTGGAGACGGTTCTGGTGATGCATCTGATCGGGAAAGACTCTGCCCCCCGAGACAAGGAGAcggaaaaagacagaaacc AGTTCAACAAACTGATCCACTTGACATGTTACCGTGATGTGTTTCCTGGTGAGAGTCCAACAGAAGTTCTGCCCGTGGCCAAAAAG GATAGCACCAGTCGACTGAGGGAGGAGTCCACTGTCTCCGACGAGCTGAGGGAGGTGATGAAGACACTGACTCTGCTCCTCGACAGCAGGAAGGAGGAACAAGCGCCCGGCTACTGGACCGGAGTGGCTCAGAAAATCAACAAGGCTTTCAGCATTTTCTATGTCACAgctgcttctttgtttttactctttatGGTTATCAAATGGAATTACGATGGAAATTAA
- the LOC118287605 gene encoding 5-hydroxytryptamine receptor 3A-like isoform X1, which translates to MLLVGFFSLLLLADGATSEGNCTYQDILNHLHFKDDYSPFYMSRPVKDHKSATVVNLDLRIYAILQVKEKEQIFVPYVWITMWWKNDYTSWDPEEFCGIEFMSIPTGLMWKPDVTVVEMTERDKVAPSPYLTITHRGNIEITNDQVLTSTCRMQVYKFPFDIQSCHLTFKSFIHTDKEIKLLPYLDSSNATKDSSEVMRIQSEWLFINMAVTSKTADLYGFNQSLVVYTINMKRRSALYIVNFILPILFLLCLDLASFLVSDSGGEKLGFKVTVLLAVTVMQLILNEILPSSSNRIPLIAVYCIGVFTLMMLSLLETVLVMHLIGKDSAPRDKETEKDRNREGKREFNKLIHLTCYRDVFPGESPTEVLPVAKKDSTSRLREESTVSDELREVMKTLTLLLDSRKEEQAPGYWTGVAQKINKAFSIFYVTAASLFLLFMVIKWNYDGN; encoded by the exons ATGCTGCTGGTTGGCTTCttttccctgctcctcctcgcaG ATGGGGCCACCTCCGAGGGGAACTGCACTTATCAGGATATTTTAAACCACTTACACTTTAAAGATGATTACAGCCCCTTCTACATGTCCCGGCCTGTCAAAGACCACAAGTCGGCCACGGTGGTGAACCTGGATTTGCGCATCTATGCCATTCTACAGGTG aaagagaaggagcagaTATTTGTTCCCTACGTCTGGATCACCATG tggtGGAAAAATGACTACACCAGTTGGGATCCTGAAGAATTTTGCGGCATAGAGTTTATGTCCATCCCTACGGGCCTCATGTGGAAGCCCGATGTCACTGTTGTAGAGAT GACAGAGAGGGACAAGGTTGCTCCCAGTCCTTATCTCACTATTACACATAGAGGTAACATCGAAATCACCAACGACCAGGTACTGACCAGCACCTGCAGGATGCAAGTTTACAAATTCCCCTTCGACATTCAGAGCTGCCACCTCACCTTCAAGTCCTTCATTCACACCG ACAAGGAAATCAAGCTCCTGCCCTACTTAGATTCCTCAAACGCCACGAAGGACTCTTCCGAGGTGATGCGGATCCAGTCCGAGTGGCTGTTCATCAACATGGCAGTCACCAGCAAAACGGCCGACTTATATGGCTTCAACCAGAGCCTGGTCGTTTATACT ATCAACATGAAGAGGAGGTCGGCGCTCTACATCGTCAACTTCAtcctccccatcctcttccTACTGTGTCTGGACTTGGCCTCCTTCTTGGTGTCGGACAGCGGGGGCGAGAAGCTGGGCTTCAAGGTCACTGTGCTGCTCGCCGTCACCGTGATGCAGCTAATCCTGAATGAAATTCTGCCTTCCTCGTCCAACAGGATCCCACTCATAG CCGTCTACTGCATCGGGGTGTTTACTCTGATGATGCTCAGCCTCCTGGAGACGGTTCTGGTGATGCATCTGATCGGGAAAGACTCTGCCCCCCGAGACAAGGAGAcggaaaaagacagaaaccgTGAGGGCAAACGAG AGTTCAACAAACTGATCCACTTGACATGTTACCGTGATGTGTTTCCTGGTGAGAGTCCAACAGAAGTTCTGCCCGTGGCCAAAAAG GATAGCACCAGTCGACTGAGGGAGGAGTCCACTGTCTCCGACGAGCTGAGGGAGGTGATGAAGACACTGACTCTGCTCCTCGACAGCAGGAAGGAGGAACAAGCGCCCGGCTACTGGACCGGAGTGGCTCAGAAAATCAACAAGGCTTTCAGCATTTTCTATGTCACAgctgcttctttgtttttactctttatGGTTATCAAATGGAATTACGATGGAAATTAA
- the LOC118287604 gene encoding 5-hydroxytryptamine receptor 3A-like, with the protein MLLVGFLSLLVLAGGATCEANCSYQDVLNHLKLTKDINLFHMIRPVRDPRSTTEVHLSLLLYAILEVKEKDQKFVPYVWITMWWKNDHIGWNPDEFCGIQSVSIPNELLWKPDLTIEEMTEIDKAPPSPYLTITSEGNVTLMNDQVLTSTCRMQIYKFPFDTQSCNLTIKSFIHSDNEIKLLQYSNSSEATEDSRGVMRIQSEWLFINMTVTSITVNYYSFNQTFVIYTINMKRRSALYIVNFILPILFLLCLDLASFLVSDSGGEKLGFKVTVLLAVTVMQLILNEILPSSSNRIPLIAVYCIGVFTLMMLSLLETVLVMHLIGKDSAPRDKETEKDRNREDKRGKDAVRSCDGQFNKLFHSKCSPETSPGKSPTELLPVAKEDSPSRLMEESNVSDELREVMKTLTLLLDSRKEEEAPGYWTGVAQKINKAFCIVYVTAATLFLLFMFINWTDDQNE; encoded by the exons ATGCTGCTCGTCGGCTTCTTGTCCCTGCTCGTCCTCGCAG GTGGGGCGACCTGTGAGGCGAACTGCAGCTATCAAGATGTTCTGAATCACTTGAAGCTGACCAAAGACATCAACCTGTTCCACATGATCCGGCCTGTTAGAGACCCCCGATCCACCACAGAGGTTCACCTGAGTTTGCTGCTCTACGCCATTCTTGAGGTG aaagagaaggacCAGAAATTTGTACCTTACGTCTGGATCACCATG tggtGGAAGAACGATCACATTGGTTGGAATCCTGATGAATTTTGTGGGATCCAGTCTGTGTCCATCCCCAATGAACTACTGTGGAAGCCCGATCTCACCATTGAGGAGAT GACGGAGATTGACAAGGCCCCTCCTAGTCCTTATCTCACCATTACAAGTGAGGGTAACGTCACGCTTATGAACGACCAGGTACTGACCAGCACCTGCAGGATGCAAATTTACAAATTCCCCTTCGACACTCAGAGCTGCAACCTCACCATCAAGTCCTTCATTCACTCTG ACAACGAAATCAAGCTCCTCCAGTACTCCAACTCTTCGGAGGCCACGGAGGACTCTCGCGGGGTGATGCGGATCCAGTCCGAGTGGCTGTTCATCAACATGACAGTGACCAGCATAACTGTCAACTACTATAGCTTTAACCAGACGTTCGTCATTTACACT ATCAACATGAAGAGGAGGTCGGCGCTCTACATCGTCAACTTCAtcctccccatcctcttccTACTGTGTCTGGACTTGGCCTCCTTCTTGGTGTCGGACAGCGGGGGCGAGAAGCTGGGCTTCAAGGTCACTGTGCTGCTCGCCGTCACCGTGATGCAGCTAATCCTGAATGAAATTCTGCCTTCCTCGTCCAACAGGATCCCACTCATAG CCGTCTACTGCATCGGAGTGTTTACTCTGATGATGCTCAGCCTCCTGGAGACGGTTCTGGTGATGCATCTGATCGGGAAAGACTCTGCCCCCCGAGACAAGGAGAcggaaaaagacagaaaccgTGAGGACAAACGAGGCAAAGACGCCGTGCGCAGCTGTGACGGAC AGTTCAACAAACTGTTTCACTCGAAATGTAGCCCTGAGACGTCTCCCGGGAAAAGTCCAACAGAACTTCTGCCGGTGGCCAAAGAG GATAGCCCCAGTCGACTGATGGAGGAGTCCAATGTCTCCGACGAGTTGAGGGAGGTGATGAAGACACTGACTCTGCTCCTCGacagcaggaaggaggaagaagcgCCCGGCTACTGGACAGGAGTGGCTCAGAAAATCAACAAGGCTTTCTGCATCGTCTATGTCACAGCTGCTACTCTGTTTTTACTCTTTATGTTTATTAACTGGACTGATGATCAAAATGAATAA
- the lrrc59 gene encoding leucine-rich repeat-containing protein 59 isoform X1 has translation MSKSSSSSSSSSKVLHLKDKVSGNEADLALCNLTEVPVRELALFPKATVVDLSCNNITSIPPEFCSLIHLVKVDLSKNQLTCLPDDLGNLVNLQHLDLYNNKLTVLPVSFSQLRSLKWLDLKDNPLEPDLAKAAGDCLDEKQCKQCATKVLHHMRAIQDDVDRAREKRLLKEKELGRKKEVKQREREAREKEARKREKAEEKEKRRKEYNAQRAALAAKEQQKKKNEEKKKKNGQAAADKKVVVESAPKPRRSLVGLLFKLLLLLLLGLAGVAASCRLTELQREAVCVPINAALDDGLSWAREQEGVVRQLVQNLSTTAKEFLESTQTSKN, from the exons ATGagcaagagcagcagcagcagcagcagcagcagcaaagtgtTGCACCTGAAGGATAAAGTCAGCGGCAACGAGGCGGACCTGGCCCTGTGCAACCTCACCGAGGTGCCGGTCCGAGAGCTG GCTTTATTTCCCAAAGCAACTGTTGTTGACTTGTCTTGCAACAACATCACCTCCATCCCC CCAGAGTTCTGCAGCCTGATCCACCTCGTCAAGGTGGATCTGAGTAAAAACCAGCTGACCTGTCTGCCAGACGACCTGGGGAACCTGGTCAACCTCCAGCATCTGGATCTGTACAACAACAAGTTGACTGTGCTGCCTGTCAGCTTCTCTCAGCTCAGG AGTCTGAAGTGGTTGGATCTGAAGGACAATCCTCTGGAGCCCGACCTGGCCaaggcagcaggagactgtcTGGATGAGAAGCAGTGCAAACAGTGCGCCACCAAG gtTCTGCATCACATGAGAGCCATTCAGGACGACGTCGATCGTGCTCGGGAGAAACGCCTTCTGAAGGAAAAag AGCtggggaggaagaaggaggtgAAGCAGAGGGAGCGGGAGGCCAGGGAGAAGGAGGCTCGCAAACGAGAGAaggcggaggagaaggagaagaggaggaaagaataCAATGCTCAGAGGGCGGCCTTAGCTGCAAAggaacaacagaagaagaagaacgaggagaagaagaagaagaacggaCAGGCAGCAG CAGATAAAAAGGTCGTTGTGGAATCGGCACCGAAACCTCGGCGTTCTCTCGTCGGCCTGTTGTTCAaactcctcctgctgctgctgttgggacTAGCCGGTGTCGCCGCCTCCTGCCGGCTGACCGAACTGCAGAGGGAAGCCGTGTGCGTGCCGATCAACGCCGCCTTGGACGACGGCCTATCCTGGGCCAGAGAGCAGGAGGGTGTGGTCCGACAGCTGGTGCAAAACCTGTCAACTACTGCCAAGGAGTTTCTTGAATCCACACAAACGTCTAAGAACTAA
- the lrrc59 gene encoding leucine-rich repeat-containing protein 59 isoform X2, whose product MSKSSSSSSSSSKVLHLKDKVSGNEADLALCNLTEVPVRELALFPKATVVDLSCNNITSIPPEFCSLIHLVKVDLSKNQLTCLPDDLGNLVNLQHLDLYNNKLTVLPVSFSQLRSLKWLDLKDNPLEPDLAKAAGDCLDEKQCKQCATKVLHHMRAIQDDVDRAREKRLLKEKELGRKKEVKQREREAREKEARKREKAEEKEKRRKEYNAQRAALAAKEQQKKKNEEKKKKNGQAADKKVVVESAPKPRRSLVGLLFKLLLLLLLGLAGVAASCRLTELQREAVCVPINAALDDGLSWAREQEGVVRQLVQNLSTTAKEFLESTQTSKN is encoded by the exons ATGagcaagagcagcagcagcagcagcagcagcagcaaagtgtTGCACCTGAAGGATAAAGTCAGCGGCAACGAGGCGGACCTGGCCCTGTGCAACCTCACCGAGGTGCCGGTCCGAGAGCTG GCTTTATTTCCCAAAGCAACTGTTGTTGACTTGTCTTGCAACAACATCACCTCCATCCCC CCAGAGTTCTGCAGCCTGATCCACCTCGTCAAGGTGGATCTGAGTAAAAACCAGCTGACCTGTCTGCCAGACGACCTGGGGAACCTGGTCAACCTCCAGCATCTGGATCTGTACAACAACAAGTTGACTGTGCTGCCTGTCAGCTTCTCTCAGCTCAGG AGTCTGAAGTGGTTGGATCTGAAGGACAATCCTCTGGAGCCCGACCTGGCCaaggcagcaggagactgtcTGGATGAGAAGCAGTGCAAACAGTGCGCCACCAAG gtTCTGCATCACATGAGAGCCATTCAGGACGACGTCGATCGTGCTCGGGAGAAACGCCTTCTGAAGGAAAAag AGCtggggaggaagaaggaggtgAAGCAGAGGGAGCGGGAGGCCAGGGAGAAGGAGGCTCGCAAACGAGAGAaggcggaggagaaggagaagaggaggaaagaataCAATGCTCAGAGGGCGGCCTTAGCTGCAAAggaacaacagaagaagaagaacgaggagaagaagaagaagaacggaCAGGCAGCAG ATAAAAAGGTCGTTGTGGAATCGGCACCGAAACCTCGGCGTTCTCTCGTCGGCCTGTTGTTCAaactcctcctgctgctgctgttgggacTAGCCGGTGTCGCCGCCTCCTGCCGGCTGACCGAACTGCAGAGGGAAGCCGTGTGCGTGCCGATCAACGCCGCCTTGGACGACGGCCTATCCTGGGCCAGAGAGCAGGAGGGTGTGGTCCGACAGCTGGTGCAAAACCTGTCAACTACTGCCAAGGAGTTTCTTGAATCCACACAAACGTCTAAGAACTAA
- the nat9 gene encoding N-acetyltransferase 9, which translates to MKINENTLLEGHAVVLVPYNENHVPRYHEWMKSPELQQLTASEPLTLEQEYDMQRSWREDTDKCTFIILDKQRWADPSVEEEQCMVGDVNIFLTDPTDPSLAELEVMIAEPSHRGRGIGKEVTRMMMCYGVSKLGVKKFQAKIGLDNEISIGMFKKLHFHEASVCKVFKEVTLEMAVDECARTRMLGDAPLAKERDYRQARGNRREQASQ; encoded by the exons ATGAAGATTAATGAGAACACGTTACTGGAGGGACACGCGGTCGTGCTGGTTCCTTACAATGAGAACCACGTgcccag GTACCATGAGTGGATGAAGTctcctgagctgcagcagctgacgGCTTCAGAGCCACTGACCCTGGAGCAGGAGTACGACatgcagaggagctggagggaaGATACTGACA AGTGCACATTCATCATCCTGGACAAGCAGCGATGGGCGGACCCCAGTGTAGAGGAGGAGCAATGCATGGTGGGAGACGTCAACATCTTCCTGACTGACCCCACAGACCCATCCTTGGCGGAGCTGGAAGTCATGATTGCAG AGCCCAGTCACAGAGGGAGGGGCATCGGGAAGGAGGTGACGCGCATGATGATGTGCTACG GTGTCTCCAAACTCGGGGTCAAAAAGTTTCAAGCGAAAATCGGGCTGGACAACGAGATCAGCATCGGCATGTTCAAGAAACTCCACTTCCACGAG GCGTCGGTGTGCAAGGTGTTCAAAGAGGTGACCCTCGAGATGGCGGTGGACGAGTGCGCGCGGACGAGGATGCTGGGCGACGCCCCCCTCGCGAAGGAGAGGGACTACAGACAGGCCCGCGGCAACCGACGGGAACAGGCTTCACAGTGA
- the syt15 gene encoding synaptotagmin-15 — protein MADQGLLLAVGVSLGLLTLLLLGLMTYYLWRRKKDQSPYEELPSTLPPVPACSAPVIQVSLGSWVGEIPFTLPPRFSTQKQGELEMEENEEVEVEMKTETRRDILAHRGSLSVRSWYPVGTVLAGLYSELPPLSEVVAPPPGMATRLCFSVEYRRSGEQLAVTLFRLGNLPPRFHGNVTLVELRLLPDDRRPRQAKARGTGPDPEFNDCFVFQVSGVCVPQSILSVCVLSVVQGGKRHAVGRVLFPLVGELGQAGRVLWRDLETEDDTQCSELGDVQVSLSYSPTLQRLSVVVLRARGLQLLTDTGVCVQVSLQIHTQVVKVKHSCVVKGETDPCFNHRTTFKLRSQHLDEACLSFELQQPNDIRQTTELPVVLGVLVLGPFMYARGPQLQHWMDMVNTLQEPVKLWHGLSRAT, from the exons acCAGGGTTTACTGTTGGCTGTTGGTGTGTCGTTGGGCCTcctgacgctgctgctgctcggtcTGATGACGTACtacctgtggaggaggaagaaggaccAGAGTCCATACGAGGAGCTGCCCTCCACACTGCCTCCAGTACCAGCGTGCTCCGCTCCGGTCATCCAGGTGTCTCTGGGCTCCTG GGTCGGCGAGATCCCTTTCACTTTGCCTCCTCGCTTCTCGACACAAAAGCAGGGTgagctggagatggaggagaacgaggaggtggaggtggagatgaagaCGGAGACGCGGCGGGACATATTAGCCCACCGGGGGTCGCTCTCAGTGAGGA GTTGGTATCCAGTGGGAACGGTGCTCGCCGGTCTCTACTCCGAACTCCCGCCTCTGAGCGAGGTGGTGGCCCCACCGCCCGGCATGGCCACCCGCCTCTGCTTCTCCGTGGAGTATCGACGCAGCGGCGAGCAGCTCGCGGTCACGCTGTTCCGCCTGGGCAACCTCCCTCCCCGCTTCCACGGCAACGTCACGCTGGTCGAGCTCCGGCTGCTCCCCGACGACCGGCGGCCCCGCCAGGCCAAGGCCCGGGGCACGGGGCCCGACCCGGAGTTCAACGACTGCTTCGTGTTCCAG GTGTCAGGAGTGTGTGTACCCCAGAGcatcctgagtgtgtgtgtgctcagtgtgGTGCAAGGCGGCAAACGCCACGCGGTGGGCCGGGTGCTGTTCCCTCTGGTGGGGGAGCTGGGTCAGGCCGGCCGGGTTCTCTGGAGAGACCTGGAGACCGAGGACgacacacag TGCTCGGAGCTGGGTGATGTGCAGGTATCTCTCAGCTACAGTCCGACTCTGCAGCGCCTCTCAGTGGTGGTTTTGAGAGCTCGGGGCCTTCAGCTGCTCACAGACACAG gtgtgtgtgtccaggtgagcCTGCAGATACACACTCAGGTGGTGAAGGTCAAGCACAGCTGTGTGGTGAAAGGTGAGACCGACCCGTGCTTCAACCACAGGACGACCTTCAAACTCCGCTCGCAGCACTTGGACGAGGCCTGTCTGAgttttgagctgcagcagccgaACGACATCCGCCAGACGACAG AGCTTCCGGTCGTGCTGGGGGTCCTGGTTTTGGGTCCCTTCATGTACGCCAGGGGTCCGCAGCTGCAGCACTGGATGGACATGGTCAACACACTGCAGGAGCCAGTCAAGCTGTGGCACGGACTGAGCAGGGCCACTTAG